The following proteins are co-located in the Schistocerca nitens isolate TAMUIC-IGC-003100 chromosome 2, iqSchNite1.1, whole genome shotgun sequence genome:
- the LOC126234444 gene encoding UPF0547 protein C16orf87 homolog, whose protein sequence is MRKVPKHKMIAKSCPKCSMQLPIASKTCACGHIFVGRRSNAAQEGDGTSITRRRTERVKREKPNYYDALEYDKETRKQQQRKRSMRTSADQSQSKSDEQIGADDDVVHLKRKRKRNFRTEQDSDDRDNCLQIISPENGFKCSVILSEINRKMGVTSWRV, encoded by the coding sequence ATGAGGAAAGTTCCGAAACACAAAATGATAGCCAAGAGCTGTCCCAAGTGCTCCATGCAGTTACCTATTGCATCAAAGACATGTGCATGTGGACATATATTTGTTGGAAGGCGATCAAATGCTGCACAAGAGGGTGATGGCACAAGCATTACCCGTCGCCGTACAGAAAGGGTAAAACGAGAGAAGCCTAATTACTACGATGCATTGGAGTATGACAAGGAGACAAGGAAGCAGCAACAACGAAAGCGCAGTATGCGTACTTCTGCTGACCAGTCACAAAGCAAAAGTGATGAACAGATTGGTGCAGATGACGATGTTGTGCATCTCAAAAGGAAGCGGAAGCGCAACTTCAGAACAGAACAGGATAGTGATGATAGGGACAattgtttacaaataatttcaccAGAGAATGGCTTCAAATGTTCTGTTATTCTCTCTGAAATTAACCGAAAAATGGGTGTAACATCATGGAGAGTATAA